A window of Akkermansiaceae bacterium contains these coding sequences:
- a CDS encoding PEP-CTERM sorting domain-containing protein produces the protein MKTKFLTLIAIGMATAASQAFTIDFNALVVPLGTTVTSTTPLTVNVAGYGDVKFEVANPDVLVVGMNHQNDSGTYMNSLELDAGETVLVTFLGPKALNVDFDIIGINAGESANPVPVGFSGSEYQLDAIGGNGVGIAAISWNTVPEPSSSLLVLVGAGSLILRRRRD, from the coding sequence ATGAAAACCAAATTTCTAACCCTCATTGCGATTGGGATGGCCACGGCAGCGAGCCAGGCGTTCACCATCGATTTCAACGCACTGGTCGTCCCACTGGGAACGACGGTGACATCCACAACGCCCTTGACCGTGAACGTAGCAGGTTATGGGGACGTTAAATTCGAGGTTGCCAACCCGGATGTTTTGGTCGTGGGCATGAATCACCAGAATGACTCGGGCACCTACATGAACTCGCTTGAGCTCGATGCGGGCGAAACCGTGCTCGTGACATTTCTCGGGCCGAAAGCACTGAACGTCGATTTTGATATCATCGGTATCAATGCCGGTGAGAGTGCCAACCCGGTGCCAGTTGGATTCAGCGGCTCGGAATACCAGCTCGATGCCATTGGTGGCAACGGTGTAGGTATTGCAGCCATCAGCTGGAATACGGTTCCCGAGCCAAGCAGCAGCCTTCTGGTCCTTGTTGGAGCGGGATCGCTGATCCTGCGCCGTCGGAGGGATTAG
- a CDS encoding SLC13 family permease, whose protein sequence is MNYEIGFVLALLLVSLVLFVSDKLRMDLVALLVLAVLAVAGLVSMEQALEGFSNPAVVTVWAMFILSAGLSATGVADVIGRQVFRMAGDTEPRIILTIMLATGVMSAFMNNIGVAALMLPVVMDIARRTGISPARLLMPMAYASLLGGLTTMIGTPPNLVAATALQQAGHEPFGLFSFTPVGLPALIAGSLFVAFLGRHLLPKEVPHKFRGKMVEAGPRLQFDYQIENRLFRLRVRPHSPLVGRTLADSRLGAVLGLNVYAVKRGETMHSDVDGGFIIDGGDILFLQGSIEEFRDFLQWQALEMASGREITELLAIQHVVFLDVALGDSSDLIGKRVGETQFSTRFCGHILAVIRGDRVTREGIAAIELSAGDRLLVETKNDNLNRYEQKGGFSSAEVLGPDRIGEVYPESETLFELSIPGQSHLTGMKISESGLGDVLQLRVVGIARKSGSSYFPTGDDRFETGDRLLVHGTRETAEWLQALQSLEVSEEDVLDPLERNEVGHTEITLSPQSRLVGQTVKALNFRKRYGLQILAIWRGGKAMTGYLWKTKLAFGDALLLSGPRERIEELTTDPDFLVLTRTADDVVAVKSRPKAIVASVVMLAVVVLVLGGVLPIAVAAIAGVVVMVGARCLSMDEAYRSIEWQSVFLIACMIPLGTAMQETGAAQWIAEGVATVAEPFGAWGIIMGLYLVTAAATTIVPTTALVLIMAPIAMDAAGRFGVPPHMIIMAVAMAASASFTSPISHPANVLVMGPGGYRFIDYVKMGIMLALVVMLTVLPMIAVLDW, encoded by the coding sequence ATGAACTATGAAATTGGTTTTGTCCTGGCCTTGTTGTTGGTCTCGCTGGTGCTGTTTGTCAGCGACAAGCTGCGGATGGATCTGGTTGCGTTGTTAGTGCTGGCTGTTCTCGCGGTGGCGGGTTTGGTAAGTATGGAACAGGCGCTCGAGGGTTTCAGCAACCCGGCAGTGGTGACGGTGTGGGCCATGTTCATTCTAAGCGCGGGGCTCAGTGCCACCGGGGTGGCGGATGTGATCGGCAGGCAGGTATTCCGTATGGCGGGTGATACCGAGCCGAGGATTATCCTGACGATCATGCTGGCGACCGGGGTGATGTCCGCTTTTATGAACAATATCGGGGTGGCGGCGTTGATGCTGCCTGTGGTAATGGATATCGCCCGCCGAACCGGGATTTCGCCGGCACGTCTGCTGATGCCGATGGCTTATGCATCCCTGTTAGGAGGATTGACAACGATGATCGGAACCCCGCCCAACCTGGTGGCGGCAACGGCTTTGCAGCAAGCCGGGCATGAGCCGTTCGGCCTGTTTTCATTCACACCGGTCGGTTTGCCCGCACTGATCGCGGGCTCGCTGTTTGTGGCGTTTTTGGGTCGTCACCTGCTACCGAAGGAGGTGCCGCACAAATTCCGTGGGAAAATGGTCGAGGCCGGACCGAGGTTGCAGTTTGATTACCAGATTGAGAACCGGCTGTTCCGGTTGCGGGTGCGCCCGCATTCACCTTTGGTGGGTCGGACACTGGCGGATAGCCGGCTTGGTGCGGTGTTAGGCTTGAATGTCTATGCGGTGAAGCGTGGCGAAACGATGCATTCTGATGTGGATGGTGGTTTTATCATCGACGGCGGGGACATTCTATTCCTCCAGGGAAGTATTGAGGAATTCAGGGATTTTTTACAGTGGCAGGCGCTTGAGATGGCGAGTGGCCGGGAAATCACAGAGTTGTTAGCGATTCAACACGTGGTCTTTCTCGATGTTGCATTGGGCGATAGCTCGGACCTGATCGGGAAAAGGGTAGGGGAAACCCAGTTTTCCACGCGCTTCTGCGGGCATATCCTGGCTGTGATCCGTGGTGACCGGGTGACGAGGGAAGGCATTGCCGCCATCGAGCTCAGCGCGGGCGATCGGCTGCTGGTGGAAACGAAGAATGACAACCTCAACCGGTATGAGCAAAAGGGGGGCTTTTCATCGGCTGAAGTGCTTGGGCCGGATCGGATCGGGGAGGTGTATCCAGAGTCTGAAACCTTGTTTGAGCTCAGCATTCCCGGGCAATCCCACCTAACAGGAATGAAGATATCGGAGAGCGGGCTTGGTGATGTGCTGCAATTACGTGTTGTCGGGATAGCCCGCAAATCGGGCTCCAGCTATTTCCCCACCGGGGATGATCGGTTTGAAACCGGTGACAGGCTGTTAGTCCACGGAACCAGGGAGACGGCGGAATGGCTGCAAGCTTTGCAGAGCCTGGAAGTCAGTGAGGAGGATGTGCTCGACCCCCTGGAGCGCAACGAAGTGGGGCATACCGAGATCACCCTGTCACCACAGAGCCGTTTGGTGGGACAGACGGTGAAGGCGCTTAATTTCAGGAAGCGTTATGGCTTGCAGATCCTGGCGATCTGGCGGGGCGGCAAGGCCATGACTGGTTACCTGTGGAAAACAAAACTCGCATTCGGCGACGCCCTGCTTCTTTCCGGCCCCCGGGAGAGGATCGAGGAGCTGACAACGGACCCTGATTTCCTGGTTCTGACACGGACAGCCGATGACGTGGTGGCGGTGAAATCGCGGCCAAAAGCCATCGTGGCATCGGTGGTGATGCTGGCGGTGGTGGTGCTGGTCTTGGGTGGCGTATTACCGATCGCGGTCGCCGCCATCGCCGGAGTGGTGGTCATGGTCGGTGCCCGGTGCCTGAGCATGGACGAGGCGTATCGCTCGATCGAGTGGCAGTCAGTTTTCCTGATTGCCTGTATGATCCCGCTGGGCACCGCGATGCAGGAAACCGGAGCGGCCCAGTGGATTGCAGAGGGGGTGGCGACCGTTGCCGAACCGTTTGGCGCCTGGGGTATTATCATGGGCCTCTATCTGGTGACTGCCGCTGCCACCACCATTGTACCGACAACGGCGCTGGTACTGATCATGGCACCCATTGCCATGGATGCAGCGGGTCGCTTTGGTGTGCCGCCGCACATGATTATCATGGCGGTTGCGATGGCGGCGTCGGCGAGCTTTACCAGTCCCATTTCCCATCCGGCCAATGTCCTGGTCATGGGGCCTGGCGGATACCGGTTTATCGATTACGTCAAAATGGGGATCATGCTGGCTTTGGTGGTGATGCTGACGGTGCTGCCCATGATCGCCGTGCTGGATTGGTAA
- a CDS encoding pyruvate, phosphate dikinase: MATKKKAAKKATKKIARKAPAPKSKQHVYFFGGGEADGNGSQKNLLGGKGANLAEMGLIGIPVPAGFTITTEVCTYYYDHGKKYPATLNAEIEANIAKVEAAMGKKFGDLENPLLLSVRSGARESMPGMMDTILNLGINDEVVEALAKKTGNAKFAWDSYRRFLQMYGSVVMEVEAEAGEHHDPYEVILDEAKAKAKVKDDSGLSAKQLQWVVGEFKALIKKRSGKNFPEDPRDQLKGAVNAVFNSWNNDRAIVYRQKYGIPAAWGTAVNVQAMVFGNTGKTSGTGVAFTRDPATGENVFYGEYLIDAQGEDVVAGVRTPKPIAKMAKDLPKSYKELLKIRAVLEKHFRDVQDVEFTIEEGKLWMLQTRNGKRTGFAAVNIALDMVKERLISKEEAILRIPADDLSHLLAPIFDSKDEKAARKVGSGLPAGPGAASGKIYFSAEESVAAAAKGESVILVRQATSPEDLRGMIAAEGILTTEGGASSHAALVARQMGKVCVCGAHNMTIDYAKKTITGNGVTLKQGDELSLNGFVGSVYAGGIKSSPSQVIQGLIENKAAAKRSATYKKFMELMKWTDSHRKLGVRTNSDTPEQVSQAIKFGAEGIGLTRAEHMFFEGNRIDSVREMILADDDEGRAKALKKIKVFMKKDFTGIFKALDGRPATIRLLDPPLHEFIGTMDATQKKDLSKKIGMSAAAITKRIHALHEENPMLGHRGCRLGISYPAVTATQVEAILEAAAEVQAKGTKVFPEIMVPLVSYARELELQKQVIDETADAVRKKLGLKKSQLKYTVGTMMEIPRACLTASEVAKHAEFFSFGTNDLTQTGLGLSRDDSSSFLPAYQDAEVLSNNPFAALDQEGVGKLVEMGVKGGRATKKKLKIGICGEHGGDPSSVKFFHRTGLNYVSCSPFRIPVARLAAAQAALEEKGLARGEIS; encoded by the coding sequence ATGGCAACCAAAAAGAAGGCCGCTAAAAAGGCCACCAAGAAAATTGCTCGCAAGGCACCCGCCCCTAAGTCCAAACAACACGTCTACTTCTTCGGAGGCGGAGAAGCCGACGGTAACGGCTCTCAAAAAAACCTCCTCGGAGGTAAGGGCGCCAACCTCGCCGAGATGGGCCTCATTGGAATTCCCGTTCCGGCTGGTTTCACGATCACCACCGAGGTCTGCACCTACTACTACGATCACGGTAAGAAATACCCTGCGACTCTCAACGCAGAGATCGAGGCCAACATCGCCAAGGTGGAAGCCGCCATGGGTAAAAAATTCGGCGACCTCGAGAACCCGCTGCTTCTTTCCGTCCGCTCCGGTGCCCGCGAATCCATGCCCGGCATGATGGACACCATCCTTAACCTCGGTATCAACGATGAGGTTGTCGAGGCTCTCGCCAAGAAAACCGGCAACGCCAAGTTCGCCTGGGACTCCTACCGTCGTTTCCTCCAGATGTATGGCAGTGTTGTGATGGAAGTCGAAGCCGAAGCCGGCGAACACCATGACCCCTATGAGGTCATCCTCGACGAAGCCAAGGCCAAGGCCAAGGTGAAGGATGACTCCGGTCTCTCCGCCAAACAACTCCAGTGGGTTGTCGGCGAGTTCAAGGCACTCATCAAGAAGCGTTCCGGCAAGAACTTCCCGGAGGATCCGCGCGACCAGCTCAAGGGTGCCGTCAACGCCGTGTTCAACTCATGGAACAACGACCGCGCCATCGTCTACCGCCAGAAGTACGGTATCCCAGCCGCATGGGGCACCGCCGTGAACGTGCAGGCCATGGTCTTCGGTAACACCGGTAAGACCTCCGGCACCGGCGTCGCCTTCACCCGCGACCCCGCCACCGGCGAAAACGTCTTCTACGGTGAGTACCTCATCGATGCCCAGGGCGAGGACGTGGTGGCAGGTGTCCGCACCCCCAAACCCATCGCCAAGATGGCCAAGGACCTTCCCAAGTCCTACAAGGAACTTCTGAAAATCCGTGCGGTTCTCGAGAAGCACTTCCGTGACGTCCAGGACGTTGAGTTCACCATCGAGGAAGGCAAACTCTGGATGCTCCAGACCCGCAACGGCAAACGCACCGGTTTCGCCGCTGTGAACATCGCCCTCGACATGGTCAAGGAGCGCCTCATCTCGAAAGAGGAGGCCATCCTCCGTATCCCGGCTGATGACCTCAGTCACTTGCTCGCCCCGATCTTTGACTCCAAGGATGAGAAAGCGGCCAGGAAAGTGGGTAGCGGCCTGCCGGCTGGACCGGGTGCCGCATCCGGTAAGATCTACTTCTCCGCTGAGGAGTCCGTCGCCGCCGCCGCCAAGGGCGAGTCCGTCATCCTTGTGCGCCAGGCCACTTCCCCGGAAGACCTTCGCGGCATGATCGCTGCCGAGGGTATTCTCACCACCGAGGGTGGAGCCTCCTCACACGCCGCCCTCGTTGCCCGCCAGATGGGTAAGGTGTGCGTCTGTGGTGCCCACAACATGACCATCGACTACGCCAAGAAAACCATCACCGGAAACGGTGTCACCCTGAAGCAGGGCGACGAGCTTTCCCTGAACGGATTTGTCGGTAGCGTCTACGCCGGTGGCATCAAGTCGTCCCCATCACAGGTGATCCAGGGGCTCATCGAGAACAAGGCGGCCGCCAAGAGGTCCGCCACTTACAAGAAGTTCATGGAACTGATGAAGTGGACCGACAGCCATCGCAAGCTCGGTGTCCGCACCAACTCCGATACCCCTGAGCAAGTTAGCCAGGCCATCAAGTTCGGCGCTGAAGGCATCGGCCTGACTCGCGCGGAGCACATGTTCTTCGAGGGCAACCGCATCGACTCCGTCCGTGAGATGATCCTCGCTGACGACGATGAAGGCCGCGCCAAGGCACTCAAGAAGATCAAGGTGTTTATGAAGAAAGACTTCACCGGTATCTTCAAGGCACTCGACGGCCGCCCTGCGACCATCCGCCTGCTGGACCCACCGCTGCACGAGTTCATCGGCACCATGGATGCCACCCAGAAGAAGGACCTCTCCAAGAAGATCGGTATGAGCGCCGCCGCCATCACCAAGCGTATCCACGCCCTTCACGAAGAGAACCCGATGCTCGGTCACCGCGGCTGCCGTCTCGGTATCAGCTACCCGGCTGTCACCGCCACCCAGGTCGAGGCCATCCTCGAAGCCGCCGCTGAGGTGCAAGCCAAAGGCACCAAGGTCTTCCCCGAGATCATGGTCCCCCTCGTTTCCTACGCCCGTGAGCTCGAGCTCCAGAAACAGGTCATCGATGAAACCGCCGATGCGGTGCGTAAGAAGCTCGGCCTCAAGAAGAGCCAGTTGAAGTACACCGTCGGCACCATGATGGAGATTCCACGCGCATGCCTCACCGCTTCTGAAGTGGCGAAACACGCCGAGTTCTTCTCCTTCGGAACCAACGACCTCACCCAGACCGGCCTCGGTCTGTCGCGTGACGACTCCTCCAGCTTCCTTCCTGCCTACCAGGATGCCGAAGTCCTCAGCAACAACCCGTTCGCCGCTCTCGACCAGGAGGGTGTCGGCAAACTTGTTGAGATGGGTGTCAAGGGCGGACGTGCCACCAAGAAGAAACTCAAGATCGGTATCTGTGGTGAACACGGCGGAGATCCATCCTCCGTGAAATTCTTCCACCGCACCG